A stretch of Lysinibacillus agricola DNA encodes these proteins:
- a CDS encoding ABC transporter permease, which produces MVQAIVNDNQKKNTLLRKLLKNKLATIGLIIVAMMTIVAIFAPLIATHSPNEMTVGKSFLPMNTEGHLLGTDNYGRDLFSRLVYGTQISMVVGIAAVLFGAVFGTLLGLVAGYFGGRLDSVIMRTMDGLFAFPFILLAITLMTVLGQGLVNVIVAIGIANIPGFARLVRGQVLSVKEEEFIEVTHSLGATHTRIIFSHILPNCLAPLIVYGTMSTAGAIISEAALSFLGLGIQPPTASWGSILKDGKDFLVLNPQMATFSGICILLTVLGINLLGDGLRDALDPKMKV; this is translated from the coding sequence ATGGTTCAAGCAATTGTAAATGACAATCAAAAGAAAAATACATTGCTACGAAAGTTGTTAAAAAACAAATTGGCGACAATCGGTTTAATAATAGTTGCAATGATGACGATTGTAGCCATTTTTGCTCCGTTAATTGCAACCCATTCGCCGAATGAAATGACTGTTGGAAAATCATTTTTACCGATGAATACAGAGGGGCATTTACTCGGTACAGATAATTATGGTCGTGATTTGTTTAGCCGTTTAGTTTATGGTACGCAAATTTCAATGGTTGTTGGTATTGCTGCGGTGCTGTTTGGAGCAGTATTTGGCACATTACTTGGATTAGTTGCAGGTTATTTTGGAGGTCGTTTAGACTCTGTCATCATGCGCACAATGGATGGTCTGTTTGCTTTCCCATTCATTTTATTAGCAATCACTTTAATGACAGTGCTAGGTCAAGGTTTAGTGAATGTTATTGTGGCCATTGGTATTGCCAATATACCAGGGTTTGCACGACTTGTTCGAGGACAAGTATTAAGTGTGAAAGAGGAAGAGTTTATTGAGGTAACGCATTCATTAGGTGCTACACATACACGTATTATTTTTAGTCATATTTTACCAAACTGTCTGGCGCCTTTAATTGTTTACGGCACGATGAGTACTGCTGGGGCAATTATATCTGAGGCAGCACTGAGCTTTTTAGGATTAGGAATCCAACCTCCTACAGCTTCATGGGGAAGTATTTTGAAAGATGGAAAAGATTTTCTAGTGTTAAATCCTCAAATGGCGACATTCTCAGGAATTTGTATTTTATTAACTGTACTTGGCATTAACCTTTTAGGCGATGGATTACGTGATGCACTAGATCCGAAAATGAAAGTTTGA
- a CDS encoding amidohydrolase, with protein sequence MIIYHHAKFIAVNEQNDIFEQLWIEDGRIDYVGPAREIPDNAEVVDLHGAFVTPGLIDIHAHVGTWAEVTEDINDANEYSEPFTPLMHALDSVDIRHFSFQHALEGGVTTVQTGPGSANVIGGIWSILKTAGPTLSSRLLVERSGLKGALGENPKNVFGNQYKRKPMTRMAIAQLLRDGFQRAARLSKEEKTEHVKHNLELRPFIEVLQGEMPLRLHCHRADDIMTAIRIAKEFNVQLHLEHCTEGHMIVDAVKASGFNTTIGPYMLTPSKYETRNSTPAIAKIFKEHHIPFAIMTDHPFVPIQYLKYCASEAIRYGLDEETALRSITINAAKLVQLDHRIGSLEEGKDADFVVWSHPIFETEAKVLQTYVNGKKHYEAE encoded by the coding sequence ATGATTATTTATCATCATGCAAAATTTATAGCAGTAAATGAACAGAATGATATCTTTGAACAGCTATGGATAGAAGATGGTCGAATTGACTATGTAGGGCCTGCTAGAGAGATCCCTGACAATGCTGAAGTAGTTGATTTACATGGAGCATTTGTGACACCAGGTTTAATTGATATTCATGCACATGTTGGTACGTGGGCAGAGGTTACTGAGGATATTAATGATGCCAATGAATATAGCGAACCGTTCACCCCCCTCATGCACGCTTTGGACAGTGTAGATATTCGTCACTTTTCTTTTCAGCATGCTCTTGAAGGTGGCGTAACTACCGTTCAAACGGGGCCAGGAAGTGCCAATGTCATCGGCGGGATTTGGAGCATATTAAAAACTGCGGGTCCTACACTTTCTTCAAGACTACTAGTTGAGCGTAGTGGCTTAAAGGGCGCTTTAGGTGAAAATCCTAAAAATGTTTTTGGCAATCAATATAAGCGTAAGCCTATGACACGTATGGCAATTGCTCAATTATTACGCGATGGCTTCCAACGTGCCGCTCGTCTAAGTAAAGAAGAAAAAACAGAGCATGTAAAACATAATTTAGAGTTACGTCCATTTATCGAGGTGCTACAAGGCGAAATGCCACTGCGTCTTCACTGTCACCGAGCAGATGATATTATGACTGCGATTCGTATTGCAAAAGAATTTAATGTACAGCTACATTTAGAGCACTGTACGGAAGGACATATGATTGTTGATGCTGTGAAAGCTAGTGGATTTAATACAACTATTGGGCCCTATATGCTGACACCATCAAAATATGAAACTCGTAATTCAACACCAGCAATCGCAAAAATTTTTAAAGAACACCATATTCCATTTGCTATTATGACTGACCATCCATTTGTACCAATTCAATATTTAAAGTATTGTGCTTCTGAGGCAATTCGATATGGATTAGATGAAGAAACAGCATTAAGAAGTATCACCATTAATGCCGCTAAACTTGTACAGCTCGATCATCGAATCGGCTCTCTTGAGGAAGGCAAAGATGCAGATTTCGTAGTTTGGTCTCATCCTATTTTTGAAACAGAAGCGAAAGTGCTACAAACCTATGTGAATGGTAAAAAACATTATGAAGCGGAGTGA
- a CDS encoding DUF1177 domain-containing protein, whose protein sequence is MSLKHVIELYEVMDSVYVNGEVVKDYLHNIDPSADVTVKTITGEKGSTDFVKVLVKGKNGKSSGGSAPTLGIIGRLGGIGARPEMTGFVSDGDGALACMASAAKAIDMVLKGDRFVGDVIFTTHICPTAPTLPHKPVPFMNSPVDISVMNENEVDAEMDAILSIDTTKGNQVCNHKGFAITPTVKEGYILKISDDLLHVYTQSAGISPVVMPITTQDITPYGNGLFHINSILQPAVATSSPVVGVAITTESVVAGCATGATHVTDVENVARFVLEVAKTYGANKCSFYDEKQFTLIEKLYGSMNHLQTKGNEVRAHE, encoded by the coding sequence ATGTCATTAAAACATGTCATTGAATTATACGAGGTAATGGATAGTGTTTATGTGAATGGGGAAGTTGTCAAAGATTACTTACACAATATTGATCCGTCAGCGGATGTTACTGTAAAAACGATTACAGGTGAAAAAGGTTCTACTGATTTTGTAAAGGTTCTTGTTAAAGGAAAGAACGGTAAATCATCCGGAGGGAGTGCGCCAACTTTAGGCATTATTGGACGTTTAGGTGGAATTGGTGCACGTCCAGAAATGACAGGTTTTGTGTCCGATGGTGATGGTGCGTTAGCATGTATGGCAAGTGCAGCAAAAGCTATAGATATGGTATTAAAGGGTGATCGATTTGTAGGAGATGTTATTTTCACAACGCATATTTGTCCAACAGCACCAACTTTACCACATAAGCCAGTGCCGTTCATGAACTCACCAGTCGATATTAGTGTCATGAATGAGAACGAGGTAGATGCAGAAATGGATGCCATTTTATCCATCGATACAACGAAGGGCAATCAAGTTTGTAACCATAAAGGATTTGCTATTACACCTACTGTCAAAGAGGGCTATATTTTAAAAATTAGTGATGATTTATTACATGTTTACACCCAATCAGCAGGAATTTCACCAGTAGTAATGCCCATTACAACACAGGATATTACACCATATGGAAATGGCTTATTCCATATAAATAGTATTTTACAACCAGCAGTTGCTACATCAAGCCCAGTGGTAGGTGTTGCCATTACTACAGAATCAGTAGTTGCAGGCTGTGCAACAGGTGCAACTCATGTTACAGATGTAGAGAATGTAGCTCGTTTCGTGTTAGAAGTAGCTAAAACTTATGGTGCCAATAAATGCTCTTTCTATGATGAAAAGCAATTCACCCTCATTGAAAAGCTATATGGTAGCATGAATCATTTACAAACAAAAGGAAATGAGGTACGCGCACATGAATGA
- a CDS encoding ABC transporter ATP-binding protein gives MQHNKELILKVSNLKKHFPIKSSIPFKKTTQFVKAVDGVSFELYKGETLGIVGESGCGKSTVARLINQLITPTEGKVEFNGIDLASVSTTDIRSARKSIQMVFQNPYASLDPRKTIEYLIAEPLVIHGIGDDASRKKRVVDLLETVGLSAYHAKRYPHEFSGGQRQRINIARALALNPDIVICDEPVSALDVSVQAQVINLLKDLQKEFGLTYIFISHDLNVVNYMCDRIAVMYLGKIVEIGTYEEIYENPQHPYTQALLSAIPKENPFDTKERIILSGDVPSPVNPPSGCAFHKRCRFATEKCSQVQPILDSVTVTHQVSCHLFNSIREEVPTT, from the coding sequence ATGCAGCACAATAAAGAGCTAATACTAAAAGTGAGTAATTTAAAAAAGCATTTTCCTATTAAAAGTTCTATTCCTTTTAAAAAGACAACACAATTTGTAAAAGCAGTAGACGGTGTAAGCTTTGAATTATATAAAGGTGAAACACTAGGCATTGTTGGTGAATCTGGATGTGGTAAATCGACTGTCGCACGTTTAATCAATCAATTAATTACACCGACAGAAGGAAAAGTAGAGTTTAACGGAATCGATTTAGCAAGTGTAAGTACAACAGATATTCGCTCAGCGCGTAAATCGATACAAATGGTATTTCAAAATCCGTATGCTTCACTCGATCCACGAAAAACGATTGAATACTTAATTGCTGAGCCACTAGTGATTCACGGCATTGGTGACGATGCATCACGCAAAAAACGTGTCGTAGACTTACTTGAAACAGTTGGCTTAAGTGCCTATCATGCAAAGCGCTATCCACATGAATTTTCTGGTGGACAAAGACAACGTATTAACATTGCTCGTGCGCTTGCGTTAAACCCAGATATTGTCATATGCGATGAACCAGTTTCAGCACTCGATGTATCTGTTCAAGCCCAGGTTATTAATTTATTGAAAGATTTACAGAAGGAATTCGGTTTAACATATATTTTCATTTCACACGATTTAAATGTTGTGAATTATATGTGTGATCGTATTGCGGTCATGTATTTAGGAAAAATCGTAGAGATTGGTACGTATGAAGAAATATACGAGAATCCTCAGCATCCATATACGCAAGCTTTATTATCGGCAATTCCTAAAGAAAATCCGTTTGATACGAAGGAACGCATTATTTTATCTGGGGACGTTCCGAGTCCAGTTAACCCACCGAGTGGCTGCGCATTTCATAAACGTTGCCGATTTGCAACGGAAAAATGTTCACAAGTTCAGCCTATACTCGATTCGGTTACTGTAACACATCAAGTATCCTGTCATTTATTTAACTCAATTCGGGAGGAAGTCCCAACTACTTAA
- a CDS encoding AroM family protein, with the protein MESKIAIVTIGQAPRKDMAADIKQLENAGLHVTEFGVLDLLTSSEIAALAPTSEDSDVLVTLLANGEQIQLSKKKLMPFIQKRIYELKEFTWVLLMCTGDFTNTLSGKNLLLPDRMMTYLVRGMNADLTLGLIGPEPEQQISVAEKWQKSRFNVTFEASSPYRFNEQDLLAKAKSLEIRGAELLILDCMGYSTAMKNVIKNKLSIPVIVPREAVFTILKAIC; encoded by the coding sequence GTGGAATCAAAAATCGCAATCGTCACAATTGGTCAAGCACCTCGCAAGGACATGGCCGCGGATATCAAACAATTAGAAAATGCTGGTTTACATGTCACAGAATTTGGTGTACTTGATTTACTGACGTCTTCAGAAATTGCAGCACTTGCTCCAACCAGTGAAGATTCAGATGTTTTAGTAACTCTTCTCGCAAATGGTGAGCAGATACAGCTAAGTAAAAAAAAGCTGATGCCTTTTATTCAGAAACGAATTTATGAACTTAAGGAATTTACTTGGGTTTTACTTATGTGCACAGGCGATTTTACTAACACATTATCTGGCAAAAATCTATTACTTCCTGACCGCATGATGACCTATTTAGTAAGAGGCATGAATGCTGATTTAACGCTCGGTTTGATTGGACCTGAGCCCGAGCAGCAAATTAGCGTTGCTGAGAAATGGCAAAAGTCACGATTTAATGTAACATTTGAGGCTAGTTCTCCTTATCGTTTTAACGAACAAGATTTATTGGCAAAGGCTAAGTCATTAGAAATACGCGGTGCCGAATTACTTATATTAGATTGTATGGGTTACTCTACTGCCATGAAAAATGTGATTAAAAACAAGCTTAGTATTCCTGTCATAGTACCACGAGAAGCTGTCTTTACTATTTTAAAAGCTATTTGTTAA
- a CDS encoding ABC transporter ATP-binding protein, whose protein sequence is MTERLLDVENLTVEFKSGGSTMKAVNGVNLQLNKKETLGIVGESGSGKSVTATALMRLIPSPPGKITNGKIHFNGCDLLGISEKEMRNVRGNEMSMIFQDPITSLNPVLTVGNQIIEVICAHENLSKKEASVKAVDMLKMVGIPEPEKRLKMYPHEFSGGMRQRVMIAIALACNPKLLIADEPTTALDVTVQAQILDLMKKLQLEHDTAIIMITHDLGVVWELCDKVNVMYAGRIVESTTTRQLYENALHPYTWGLLESQITMGTQEHDRLPAIPGSPPDLSMPHSGCHFSSRCPLATDICRSKEPKLVEVQDNHFVACHLQSKEQIVERKEGIFNAAQ, encoded by the coding sequence ATGACTGAACGTTTACTAGATGTAGAAAATTTAACAGTTGAATTTAAGAGTGGTGGTTCGACGATGAAAGCTGTAAATGGCGTAAATTTACAATTAAATAAGAAGGAAACACTTGGAATTGTTGGAGAATCAGGTTCGGGCAAAAGTGTTACAGCTACAGCATTAATGCGTTTAATCCCATCTCCGCCAGGAAAAATTACTAATGGGAAAATTCATTTTAATGGGTGTGACTTACTAGGGATATCGGAAAAGGAAATGCGCAATGTACGAGGTAATGAAATGTCGATGATTTTCCAGGATCCTATTACAAGTTTAAATCCAGTCTTAACAGTAGGTAATCAGATTATTGAAGTAATATGTGCTCATGAAAATTTATCAAAGAAAGAAGCAAGTGTGAAAGCTGTTGACATGCTAAAAATGGTAGGTATTCCAGAGCCTGAAAAACGTTTGAAAATGTATCCACACGAATTTTCAGGTGGAATGAGACAGCGTGTCATGATTGCCATTGCATTAGCATGTAATCCAAAGCTGCTTATAGCAGATGAACCTACTACAGCGCTGGATGTAACGGTACAGGCACAAATTCTAGATTTAATGAAAAAACTACAGCTGGAGCACGATACTGCCATCATTATGATTACACACGATTTAGGTGTTGTATGGGAGCTTTGTGACAAAGTAAATGTCATGTATGCAGGACGAATTGTAGAATCCACTACAACTAGACAACTTTATGAAAATGCATTGCATCCTTACACATGGGGGTTACTTGAGTCACAAATTACGATGGGCACTCAAGAGCATGACAGGCTACCGGCGATTCCAGGAAGTCCACCAGATTTATCGATGCCGCATAGTGGCTGCCATTTCTCTTCTCGCTGTCCTTTGGCAACAGATATTTGCCGTAGTAAAGAACCTAAATTAGTGGAGGTTCAAGACAATCATTTTGTGGCTTGCCATCTGCAATCGAAAGAACAAATTGTAGAACGTAAGGAGGGAATTTTTAATGCAGCACAATAA
- a CDS encoding ABC transporter permease, producing the protein MGSFIVKRLFNLIPTLLVVGIIVFIITRMIPGDPASVMLGPQASVEDVENLRETLGLNKSLPSQFISYVADLAQLNLGYSYSYSESVIGLIVERFPNTVILALAALLIAVVIGIPAGILAARKQNTMIDYAVMLVSLVGVSMPIFWLGIMLVLFFSVNLGWLPATGMGNLDDGLWEFMKHLILPAFALATIPMATFARITRSSMLEVISQDYIKTARSKGIKEYLVIGKHAFKNALTPILTVLGMQISNLLGGAVLTETIFSWPGMGRLIVDAIDKRDFVVVQGTVIFIAFIFVLINLVVDVLYKVVNPKVNLESDGRKK; encoded by the coding sequence ATGGGCTCATTTATTGTAAAGAGGTTGTTTAACCTCATTCCCACACTCCTAGTAGTAGGAATCATTGTTTTTATTATTACTAGGATGATACCTGGTGATCCAGCGTCTGTAATGCTTGGACCCCAAGCCAGTGTGGAAGATGTAGAGAATTTAAGAGAAACGTTAGGTTTAAATAAATCGCTCCCTTCACAATTTATTTCCTATGTAGCAGACTTAGCGCAGCTTAATTTAGGATATTCCTATTCTTATAGTGAATCTGTCATTGGGCTCATTGTAGAAAGATTTCCTAATACAGTGATATTAGCTTTGGCAGCGCTACTAATTGCAGTAGTCATTGGGATTCCAGCTGGAATATTAGCAGCAAGAAAACAAAATACAATGATTGATTATGCAGTAATGCTCGTATCTTTAGTTGGTGTTTCTATGCCAATCTTTTGGTTAGGGATTATGTTAGTTCTATTCTTTAGTGTCAACCTCGGATGGCTACCAGCTACGGGGATGGGTAATTTAGATGATGGACTTTGGGAATTTATGAAACATTTAATCTTGCCAGCATTTGCTTTAGCTACTATTCCGATGGCGACATTTGCACGTATTACACGTTCAAGTATGCTTGAGGTTATTTCGCAAGATTACATTAAAACCGCACGTTCGAAAGGAATTAAAGAATATTTAGTTATCGGTAAGCATGCATTTAAAAATGCTTTAACACCAATTTTAACTGTACTAGGGATGCAAATTTCAAATTTACTCGGTGGTGCCGTACTAACCGAAACTATATTTAGTTGGCCAGGTATGGGACGACTTATTGTAGATGCTATTGATAAGCGTGATTTTGTAGTTGTACAAGGAACAGTAATTTTTATTGCTTTCATCTTTGTACTTATTAACTTAGTTGTTGATGTTTTATATAAAGTTGTAAATCCAAAAGTAAATCTAGAATCAGATGGGAGGAAAAAGTAA
- a CDS encoding amidohydrolase family protein has translation MTRYINGLVFNSETRSFEKSNFQVHGQYFKQSNTFETKIDLDGYYITPGFIDSCSQIGLAEIGIRWEGDDSFEFESNIQYSVVDGIYPFDTAFKKAISHGVTSSHIVPSPKSLIGAKTAIIHHTHTTVDEMVIKQGVAYSFSIGQNAKSTFFAEKKKPLTRMGIAKIMRETLQQIKEQEPLIRKIVVRAHKAVDIELIVRLQQEFEFDFHIIHGTEIPLLEDPSLNTVIAGPTFRHIEHNEMMALSPKLYKQFAANSIPFVLCTDHPISNATHLALEACLAVREGLLRQDMVYALTTGAATFLGIEHITGSIKDGLLADFVVWNKHPLDLDAKVVATFIKGKKVYAWEEEMTK, from the coding sequence ATGACTCGTTATATAAATGGACTCGTTTTCAATTCTGAGACTCGTAGTTTTGAAAAAAGCAATTTTCAAGTACATGGACAATATTTCAAACAATCGAATACCTTTGAAACAAAAATCGATTTAGATGGTTATTACATCACTCCCGGCTTTATCGACAGCTGCTCACAAATTGGACTAGCTGAAATTGGTATTCGCTGGGAGGGTGATGATAGTTTTGAGTTTGAATCAAATATACAATATTCAGTCGTAGATGGAATATATCCGTTTGATACCGCATTTAAAAAAGCAATTTCACATGGCGTCACTTCATCTCATATTGTTCCCTCTCCTAAAAGTTTGATTGGCGCGAAAACAGCAATTATACATCACACCCATACAACTGTTGATGAGATGGTAATAAAACAAGGTGTCGCCTACTCCTTTTCAATTGGTCAAAATGCCAAAAGTACGTTTTTTGCCGAGAAGAAAAAGCCATTGACTCGTATGGGTATTGCTAAGATTATGAGAGAAACACTCCAACAAATTAAAGAGCAGGAGCCTCTAATTCGAAAAATTGTGGTACGAGCACATAAAGCTGTCGATATCGAACTAATTGTCCGCCTACAGCAAGAATTCGAATTTGATTTCCATATCATCCATGGCACTGAAATCCCGCTTCTAGAGGATCCATCATTGAATACAGTTATTGCAGGCCCTACATTCCGTCATATTGAGCATAACGAAATGATGGCACTGTCACCCAAATTATATAAGCAGTTTGCAGCAAATAGCATTCCATTTGTATTGTGCACAGATCATCCCATAAGTAATGCAACTCATCTAGCACTTGAAGCCTGTTTAGCGGTTCGTGAAGGATTATTACGTCAGGATATGGTTTATGCGTTAACGACTGGTGCAGCAACTTTCCTTGGAATAGAACATATAACAGGTTCCATTAAAGATGGTTTACTAGCTGATTTTGTTGTCTGGAATAAGCATCCTTTAGATTTAGATGCAAAAGTTGTTGCCACTTTTATTAAGGGTAAAAAAGTATACGCATGGGAAGAGGAAATGACAAAATGA
- a CDS encoding ABC transporter substrate-binding protein, with the protein MKRINVKRFLLLLLLTLIIGVLAACGGGKSNNGSSSGEKDGEATSGGTLNVGLSANAKTFDPIKYTGVYESQVMRQMADTLVVYNKDLSDIIPSLATEWKVSDDMLVYTFKLREGVKFQKGQYQDGREMTAEDVKYSLERSAKESAMNRLSGVTEVKIISDHEVEIHLASPNAALLAMLTDAGNVIIPKEEVEGWGDNFSEHFIGTGPFQLTEWKKDQEVKLVRNENYWGEKPHIDNLTMKFISDQNMMTNALRSGDIDIAMDVKGQNREIISQDSNLELLTNPGLSIVYLDLNNKVGPTADKRVREAIYKATNVEEIISGVNQWGGGDVSYLPLPPGSWGYDKSLTELVPTYNPEEAKKILAEAGYPDGFKTEIYVSQARVPYATIFQSQLKKNLNIDVEIKVLEWGTYSDTVAKGKAPMNIGGWTWYPDPYFFLYQLFHTNQIGALGNGKGYSNQEVDKLLERAVSETVVQEERAKLYQEALKLILADVPRIELEATQTVAGINKKVKGFEVSADNSLQIVHPNGTNVSISK; encoded by the coding sequence ATGAAGCGAATAAATGTAAAAAGATTCTTACTACTATTGTTATTAACTTTAATAATTGGTGTATTAGCTGCTTGCGGTGGCGGTAAATCAAATAATGGGAGTTCATCTGGAGAAAAAGATGGAGAAGCTACATCTGGTGGGACATTAAATGTCGGACTTTCCGCAAATGCAAAAACATTTGACCCTATAAAATACACAGGGGTTTATGAATCACAAGTAATGCGCCAAATGGCTGACACTTTAGTTGTTTACAACAAAGATTTATCGGATATCATTCCTTCATTAGCAACGGAATGGAAAGTATCTGATGATATGTTAGTCTATACATTTAAGTTACGTGAAGGCGTTAAATTCCAAAAAGGTCAATACCAAGATGGCCGTGAAATGACTGCTGAAGATGTGAAGTATTCATTAGAGCGTTCTGCAAAAGAATCTGCCATGAATCGTTTAAGCGGTGTAACAGAAGTAAAAATAATTTCCGATCATGAGGTTGAAATTCATTTAGCATCTCCGAATGCCGCTTTACTAGCCATGCTAACGGATGCAGGTAATGTCATTATTCCAAAAGAAGAAGTTGAAGGCTGGGGAGATAATTTCTCTGAGCATTTCATAGGGACAGGTCCTTTCCAATTAACTGAATGGAAAAAAGACCAAGAAGTCAAACTAGTGCGTAATGAAAACTACTGGGGTGAAAAACCTCACATTGATAACTTAACAATGAAATTTATCTCTGATCAAAACATGATGACAAATGCATTACGTTCTGGCGATATTGATATCGCTATGGATGTAAAAGGTCAAAACCGTGAAATTATTAGTCAAGATAGTAATTTAGAGCTTTTAACAAATCCAGGTTTATCAATTGTCTATCTTGATCTGAACAACAAGGTAGGCCCAACAGCCGATAAGCGAGTGCGTGAGGCTATCTATAAAGCAACTAATGTAGAGGAAATTATCTCTGGTGTTAACCAATGGGGTGGCGGTGATGTTTCTTATTTACCTCTACCACCAGGCTCATGGGGTTATGATAAGTCTTTAACGGAATTAGTACCAACTTACAATCCTGAGGAAGCGAAAAAAATATTAGCTGAAGCTGGATATCCTGATGGTTTCAAAACTGAAATTTATGTATCACAGGCACGTGTACCTTATGCAACTATTTTCCAAAGTCAATTAAAGAAAAACTTAAACATTGACGTTGAAATTAAAGTTCTTGAGTGGGGAACTTACAGTGACACAGTAGCTAAAGGGAAAGCACCAATGAATATTGGTGGTTGGACTTGGTATCCGGATCCATACTTCTTCCTATATCAATTGTTCCACACAAATCAAATTGGCGCTTTAGGTAATGGTAAAGGCTATAGCAATCAAGAAGTTGATAAATTATTAGAACGGGCTGTATCTGAAACAGTTGTTCAAGAAGAACGTGCAAAACTATATCAAGAAGCTTTAAAACTTATTTTAGCTGATGTTCCACGAATTGAATTAGAGGCAACACAAACAGTGGCTGGTATTAACAAAAAGGTAAAAGGCTTTGAGGTTTCTGCAGATAACTCCCTACAAATCGTACATCCAAACGGCACAAACGTTTCAATTTCTAAATAA